The following nucleotide sequence is from Paracrocinitomix mangrovi.
GGAATTTTCATTCTTCCTGATTTTTGTACGTTCAAGTAGTTTACAAAAATCCCCTGTGCCGTTTCAGGTCTTAAATAAATCTTAGCAGATTCTCCGGAAACAGAACCTAATTCAGTTGAGAACATCAAGTTAAATTGCTTAACATCTGTCCAGTTTTTTGAACCTGAAAGAGGACAAACAATCCCTAACTCTTCAATCAATTCTTTCACTGCCACCAAATCTTCTTTTTCAAGAGATTCCTTCATCCTTGCTTCAATAGATTTGATCTCTTCAACTCTTCTTAAAATATTGGGATTGGTTGCTCTAAACTGCTCTTCATCAAAAGAATCACCAAATCGTTTTTTTCCTTTCTCAACTTCTTTATCATTTTTTTGTTTGATCTTTTCAATGTGCTCTTCAATCAAAACATCAGCACGGTATCTTTTTTTAGAATCTTTATTGTCAATTAAAGGATCATTGAAAGCGTCAACATGACCTGAAGCCTTCCAGGTAGTTGGTTCCATAAAAATAGCAGCATCAATTCCGACAATATTCTCGTGCATATGAACCATTGCTTTCCACCAATATTCTTTGATGTTATTTTTCAATTCAGATCCTAGTTGACCGTAATCATAGGTTGCACTTAATCCGTCATAAATTTCAGAAGATGGAAATACAAATCCGTATTCTTTTGCATGTCCAATAATGTCTTTTAAATTATCTTCTTGTGTTGCCATTTTGTTGAGAAATTTGCCACAAATATAGGGCTTAATTTAGGCTTAATGCCACCAATTGTTTTTTTTGGCACAAATATTTCTATATTTGACGCGGTTGCATATAACTATGAGAAATATCTCTATAAATAACACTTATTATTATTGGATGATCCCAAAGGGGTTGATCTTGTAATTTGTGTTATCGCTAAATATTAATTATGAAGGTCCTCCCCTATTTCGGGGAGGATTTTTTTTGCAATTCATTCCCGTGATTTTGGAGGCTACTAAATTTTAGAAAATGGAAGTAGCATTAAAACAACAAATGGACAAATACACTCAAGAAGATTTTGTAGTGTGGAAGATGCTTTTTGAGCGTCAGGCTGAAAACTTAAAGCAAAAGGGGAGTCAGTGTTACTTGAATGCTTTGGAGGAAATGCAAGAGGTATTGAACAAGTCTATTATTCCAGATTTTAGAGCGATTAATTCCCATTTTTCAGGGAACACAGGATGGGAAATAGCAGTAGTTCCGGGATTGATTCCGGTAGCAGAATTTTTTACTTTGTTGGCAGAGAAAAAATTCTGTTCATCAACCTGGTTACGCAGTATGAAAAACCTAGATTACCTGGAGGAACCGGACATGTTTCATGACGTATTTGGTCATATTCCATTATTGAGTAATGATGTTTTTTCTGCTTTTGCGCATGAATTTGGACAAATGGGTTTAAAACACATCAACAATGAACAGGCATTAATTAAACTACAAAGATTGTACTGGTTCACTATTGAATTTGGAGTAATCATGGAGGAGCACGTCAAAGCTTATGGCGCAGGTATCATGTCATCATTTGGAGAAACTAATCGCATTGCCAACAGAGAATGTACTTTTCTTGAATTTGACATTGAAGCTATTCTGAACAAATCATTCAAAACGGATGAAATGCAAGAAGAATACTTTGTAATTGAGTCATTAGATCAACTTTACAATAGTTTGGGGGAAGCTGAGCGATTTTTGTAAAATTTCTGTTACATATTGATCAGTAATTGGAGTGCGTGTGATATTTTTATCATTAAGCAACTGTATTTCAGTGAAATCCGTCATCTAAGTATAAAGTCTGACAATATTTACTTAAATTGTAGATAACGCATACTTAATAAACCTGTTACCTCAATATTTATCCCAAAAAACTAGCCATGTTTAAAGCAGTCCTACTAATACTACTTCTTACTTCTTCCTTTTTATCTTTTTCACAAAGTCAGGAACAAGCTGAAGAAGAAGTTTTTCAACTTAAAAAATCTCTTGTATTAACAGTTGATTTTGAAGGTGTAGATAAAGATACCCAAGGAGCTATTAAAGATGAGTTTATTGGGTACAAAGACAAAATGTATTCTGTAGAACTAAATGAAAAAACTGAAGTACTTAAGGTGGTTCATGTTTTGGAAATGCAGAAGAATGAGGCAATGGCGATTTTATTGAAATTTGGTATTGACGAATCAAGAGTAGTAAGTTATGAATAAGGCTATTAAAATATTAGGCCTGAGCTTAGCTTTTCTTTTAGGTTCGGTTCAGACAACATTTTCTCAAGCAACTTGTGCAGGGGCCACTCCTTTGACTCCTGGATCAACACAATGTGGAACCAATAGTTTTGCAGGATCTTTCCCAGACGGAAGTACAGCCCCATTGAATCCATGTAGTTCATCTTATAATGATGGTGAATATTGGTTTTCATATACGGGTACGGGTCAGGCTTTACAATTAGATGTTTCAGGATTAACTGCAACATGGTCGGGGATTTTTGTTTTGGATAATTGTCCGGCATCATCACCAAACTGTGTAGCCAGCCACACAAATGGAGGTTCAACAGCAAACTACTCAATTACTACTCCCGCTTTGACAAATGGAGCTACTTATTACATTGTTATTGCCAATTGGTCTTCACCTTACAGCACGGCGTTTTGTTTGGATGCAACAGTTACGGTTCCGCCGACACCACCAGCAAATGACGAATGTAGTGGAGCAATCAATGTTCCCGTAAACCCTGATTTTTCTTGTTCATCAGTTGCTTCAGGAACTATTAATCTGGCTACTGCATCTTCTCAAAACACAGCCTCTTGTGGTGGAACAGAAGATGATGACGTTTGGTTTTCATTTACTGCAACCGGAACTACTCACACTATTGATTTAATTAATATCACAAATGGTACCACAGATTTGTATCACTCAGTATGGACAGGAACTTGCCCTTCTCTTACAGTAGTTGCAGGATCGTGTAGTGACCCAAATTCATCAACATTAACAGGCTTAACTCCCGGAACAACTTATTACGTTCGTGTTTATTCATGGACATCAACCTCTGGTCAAACCACCGATTTTGATATTTGTATCGGTACACCGCCACCACCACCGGCTAATGACGAGTGTAGTGGCGCAACACCTGTTACCGTAAATCCTGATCAAAATTGTGGATCCGTAACTCCTGGAACAATCGCCAGTGCAACAGCCTCAGCTCAAAATACTGCCTCTTGTGGTGGAACAGAAGATGATGATGTTTGGTTTTCATTTACAGCTACATCATCTCAACATTACATTGACCTTTTAAATATTACAGGAGGAACTACAGACTTATATCACTCAGTTTGGGAAGGGACATGTCCGGCATTAACGCTGGTAACAGGATCATGTAGTGATCCTAACTCATCAACCGTTACCGGATTAACACCAGGAAACACTTATTATGTTCGTGTTTATTCATGGACATCCACAACAGGACAAACCTCTAGTTTTGACATTTGTATTGGAAGTGATCCTACACCAACTTGTACAGATGGAATTCAAAATCAAGGCGAAACAGGTGTAGATTGCGGGGGACCTTGTCCTGCTTGCCCACCACCAAGTTGTGTTGATGGTATTCAAAATCAAAACGAAACAGGAATTGACTGCGGAGGTGTATGCCCAGTTTGTCCACCTCAATTAATTCCAACAGCTTGCGCCAATGTTTCATATACACTAACTACTCAATCAAGTGTTTCATTCTATGATGACGGAGGACCTGGAGGGGACCCGTGTGCAGATGTTGCGGGATCAGGAAACTACTGTAACTGTAATTGCTTCACTACTGTCACTATTTGTGGAGCAGCAGGAGAATTTTTAGTAGCTCAGTTTTATGAATTTGCCATGTGGAACACAACATCAGGTTGGGATTGGATGAAGATTTATGATGGACCAAATACCGCATCAACAGTATTGTACGATAACAGTGCTTCAGGACCAGATAACCCATTTGGAGATTGTGGAATTGGCTCAACCAACATGGAATTTTGTTCAACCGGTAATTGCCTAACGTTTGAATTCTGGGCAACATCCGTAGTAAACAGAGCAGGATGGGATGCATTAGTCACTTCAGTTATTGATCCATGTGTACTTCCGCTACCAATAGAATTAGACAACTTAACCGCTACTTGTGGCAACGGTAAATCCATCATCAACTGGACAACTTACTCTGAACAGAATAACGATTTTTATACCATTGAATCTAGCACAGATGGTGTGAATTATACTGCAGTTGGAAAAGTAGATGGAGCTGGTACTTCATCAAGCACTTTACAATACACATTTACGGATAAAAACCCTGAAATTGGTGTAAACTATTACAGATTAAGACAAACCGACTTTAACGGTAAGATTTCTTACTCTGACCCTGTTGCAGTAAATTGTGGAGAATCACTTTTTTCAATTTATCCAAACCCTACAGAAAACACCTTAAATGTGAGCGGATTGGGTAACTTGCCTGGAAATTATAAGTTTGAATTAACCGACATGTTAGGTAGAATTCTTTACAGTTCAGAACATGTAACCATGGAAGACAATACTCAACCTTATGTGATTAAAGAATTCCAAGACTTTACTGAAGGAACATATATTCTTAGAGTTGTTGACGAATACGACAACTTAGTACAAATGGAGTATGTTGTGAAATTGTAAGATTACAGATCTCTTCTTTTTAATGAGATATAACTGATCAAAACAAATCCAATAATAAAGATTGAAGAAAAAACTGATCTTCCCAGTTGATTTAACTGGAATGGTAGATTAACATCTTCACCTTGAGCTCTAGCAGCATCTATAAACTCTTGTCCAAAAGGAAAAGGAACTAACTGCGATATTGTTATGGTAGGTATAAACTGTGCTACCTCATAAAAATTAGGGATGTTTAGCAAAATTCCGTCAAATAGTATTATTACAACAAAAAGTATAATTGAAAGTGCAGGTCTTCTGATCAACACAGCCCATAAAAACGCAAAAGCAAAGTATCCTACTGTTTGAATAAAATATACTAGCAGGTAATAAATTTCATCAGTGAAATCTGAGATGTTTGAATAAATACTACCAATTATAAATCCGAACAAAAAAGTGTAAAGCGTAATAACTACAGCTAGTACAATTAAGAAAGAAAACTTCCCTAAAATAAAATCTCTTCTACTCAAGCCATCAATTACACTTTGCCTTTGAGTTTTAAAAGCAAAATCGTTGCAAACCAATATAACAACCAAAACACCAAGTAAAATATTCCAGCTACTTGCTATCCAAGTTGTGTAATTCCAAATTTGCGGAAAACCTAAAATCTCTTCTTTTGAAGGAAAAAATGGGAAACCTTGCGTAATGCTTAAAAAAAACTCAATTAAAGACAAAAAAGTAACAGGAACAAGCACCGCATAAATTCCCAAAATCCACCAAAAAGTGTTGTAGTTTTTAACTTTCAGCCACTCTATTTTCAATAACTTCATCATTCCTTTGTGATTTCTAAAAACTGGGCTTCCAAGCTCTTTTTCATTATTCTTAATTCAGAAAGTACAACACCTTTTTCAAAAAACAATTGATTGACATCTGCTGTACTTATATTTTCTGCAACACTCAAAATCATTTCACCGTCATTTACAGACACTAAATCAATTCCTTCTTTATTGTTTATGATTTCTTTACAAGCCTCAACTTTATCAGACTTGATAACAATTTGTTTAGCAGAATGTAAAATGCTTTCAACATCACTTTGTGCTATAACCACTCCTTTTTTAAGAATGACAACATCTGTACAAACCTTTTCAATTTCGTCTAGCTGATGAGATGCTATCAAAATTGTTTTACCATCCGCAGCAATCTCTTTTACCAAAGATCTTATCTCAGCAATTCCCTGAGGATCCAAACCATTTGTAGGTTCATCCAACACTAAAACTTCAGGGTCACTTAACAAAGCAGAAGCTATCGCCAATCTTTGTTTCATTCCAAGTGAGAAAGTTTTAAACTTAGAATTTCTTCTTTCATGAAGATTTACTGCTTTTAATACGCGATCAATCTTAGGCTCAACATCTTCCACTTCTTTTATTTGTCCAACAATTCTCAAATTTTGAACTGCCGTG
It contains:
- a CDS encoding phenylalanine-4-hydroxylase; the encoded protein is MEVALKQQMDKYTQEDFVVWKMLFERQAENLKQKGSQCYLNALEEMQEVLNKSIIPDFRAINSHFSGNTGWEIAVVPGLIPVAEFFTLLAEKKFCSSTWLRSMKNLDYLEEPDMFHDVFGHIPLLSNDVFSAFAHEFGQMGLKHINNEQALIKLQRLYWFTIEFGVIMEEHVKAYGAGIMSSFGETNRIANRECTFLEFDIEAILNKSFKTDEMQEEYFVIESLDQLYNSLGEAERFL
- a CDS encoding T9SS type A sorting domain-containing protein — translated: MNKAIKILGLSLAFLLGSVQTTFSQATCAGATPLTPGSTQCGTNSFAGSFPDGSTAPLNPCSSSYNDGEYWFSYTGTGQALQLDVSGLTATWSGIFVLDNCPASSPNCVASHTNGGSTANYSITTPALTNGATYYIVIANWSSPYSTAFCLDATVTVPPTPPANDECSGAINVPVNPDFSCSSVASGTINLATASSQNTASCGGTEDDDVWFSFTATGTTHTIDLINITNGTTDLYHSVWTGTCPSLTVVAGSCSDPNSSTLTGLTPGTTYYVRVYSWTSTSGQTTDFDICIGTPPPPPANDECSGATPVTVNPDQNCGSVTPGTIASATASAQNTASCGGTEDDDVWFSFTATSSQHYIDLLNITGGTTDLYHSVWEGTCPALTLVTGSCSDPNSSTVTGLTPGNTYYVRVYSWTSTTGQTSSFDICIGSDPTPTCTDGIQNQGETGVDCGGPCPACPPPSCVDGIQNQNETGIDCGGVCPVCPPQLIPTACANVSYTLTTQSSVSFYDDGGPGGDPCADVAGSGNYCNCNCFTTVTICGAAGEFLVAQFYEFAMWNTTSGWDWMKIYDGPNTASTVLYDNSASGPDNPFGDCGIGSTNMEFCSTGNCLTFEFWATSVVNRAGWDALVTSVIDPCVLPLPIELDNLTATCGNGKSIINWTTYSEQNNDFYTIESSTDGVNYTAVGKVDGAGTSSSTLQYTFTDKNPEIGVNYYRLRQTDFNGKISYSDPVAVNCGESLFSIYPNPTENTLNVSGLGNLPGNYKFELTDMLGRILYSSEHVTMEDNTQPYVIKEFQDFTEGTYILRVVDEYDNLVQMEYVVKL
- a CDS encoding ABC transporter permease gives rise to the protein MMKLLKIEWLKVKNYNTFWWILGIYAVLVPVTFLSLIEFFLSITQGFPFFPSKEEILGFPQIWNYTTWIASSWNILLGVLVVILVCNDFAFKTQRQSVIDGLSRRDFILGKFSFLIVLAVVITLYTFLFGFIIGSIYSNISDFTDEIYYLLVYFIQTVGYFAFAFLWAVLIRRPALSIILFVVIILFDGILLNIPNFYEVAQFIPTITISQLVPFPFGQEFIDAARAQGEDVNLPFQLNQLGRSVFSSIFIIGFVLISYISLKRRDL
- a CDS encoding ABC transporter ATP-binding protein, with translation MESVLEIKDLSKNYGEIKALNKLNVEVKKGMVFGILGPNGSGKTTTLGILLGVLNQTSGSFSWFGNGDAVANRRRIGALLETPNFFPYLTAVQNLRIVGQIKEVEDVEPKIDRVLKAVNLHERRNSKFKTFSLGMKQRLAIASALLSDPEVLVLDEPTNGLDPQGIAEIRSLVKEIAADGKTILIASHQLDEIEKVCTDVVILKKGVVIAQSDVESILHSAKQIVIKSDKVEACKEIINNKEGIDLVSVNDGEMILSVAENISTADVNQLFFEKGVVLSELRIMKKSLEAQFLEITKE